The following proteins come from a genomic window of Methanosarcina sp. MTP4:
- the hpt gene encoding hypoxanthine/guanine phosphoribosyltransferase has product MLERLTSSLLNAPVIKRGEYNYFIHPISDGVPSIDPLLVEEISDYILEIANTDVDTVLTVEAMGIPVANALSLKTGLPLTIVRKRPYFLEGEVELSQSTGYSKGALYINGLKKGDRVLIVDDVISTGGTLLALVNALKKMGVEVLDVVSVIGRGEGFLKLKELGVEPKILVTIDVSEKGVEIKDVCCDK; this is encoded by the coding sequence ATGCTTGAAAGACTGACAAGTTCACTTTTGAATGCTCCTGTAATCAAACGAGGAGAATACAATTACTTCATCCATCCCATTTCGGACGGCGTACCGTCAATTGACCCCCTTCTGGTGGAAGAAATTTCCGATTATATCCTGGAAATTGCCAACACGGACGTGGACACCGTCCTCACGGTTGAAGCCATGGGCATCCCGGTGGCAAATGCCCTGTCCCTGAAAACGGGACTGCCTCTAACTATTGTCCGTAAGCGTCCCTATTTCCTTGAAGGAGAGGTCGAACTTTCCCAGAGTACCGGATACTCGAAAGGGGCACTCTACATCAACGGATTAAAGAAAGGGGATCGGGTCCTGATAGTGGACGATGTTATCAGTACCGGGGGCACTCTCCTTGCCCTGGTTAATGCCCTCAAGAAGATGGGCGTCGAAGTCCTGGACGTTGTCTCGGTTATCGGGCGTGGGGAAGGTTTCCTGAAGTTAAAGGAACTGGGTGTTGAGCCCAAGATTCTCGTCACCATTGATGTTAGCGAGAAAGGTGTGGAGATCAAGGATGTCTGTTGCGATAAGTGA